The region GGGCATAGTGCAGTGTAGGAGTCTAAAATGTGCTTTAAAATGGTGGACTTTGGAGCCAagcagggtggtgcacgcctttaatctcagcacttgggaggcagagttaggaggatcactgtgagtttgaggccaccttgagactacatagtgaattccaggttgccctggactggagtgaaacactaccttgaaaccctcgcccctcccaaaaaaaaggTGACCTGGATTTGAAATCCCAGCCATGGAACTTGCTTTGTCACCTCGGAAAGGTGCTTAACCCCACTGAGACTTTGTCTCTACCTGTAAAACATGGAAATCATAGCACCTGCTTCACAGAGATGTTTAGGGGAAAGTGATATAATAGTGGTGAAGTGCTTCACATGTTGTCTGACACAAAGTGTTCAGTAAATAGCATGTGTTTTTATTGGTACTTATGcctagaaaaatgaagaaaaaatttgTGTGAAACAAAAGCATGATCCTTTTGTACTTGTTGAAGACTGACTGTGCCAAGCTCTGTGTTGTGTGTTCCATAGTAATGGAAGTGCTAGGCCTTGCCCTCCGCACCCCTGCACGTTCTGATGCTTTGACTGGTTACCATCCATGGCAAAAAAGCAAACTAGATTCTTTGGCTTTCAGAAAGAACAAATAAGTCTTGTAATGAACCATGGCCTTGAGGTCTGATGAATCACTGTTGATTGGTGCAAAGTCCTTCTGTCCTATTTTCCTTTATGGTGGTTGAGTATGTTCTGCAACCTTGCAGCTTGTGATTGGTAGGGAAGattcactccctttctctctctctctctctctctctctctctctagcatccACCTATTATAGATTTTGGAAAGATAATCATCTACACAAACAACTTGAAAATCATCCGAACCCCAATGGACAAGAGGGACTTCATGAGGAAAATTCTCCAGAAGGAAGAAGAGGCTGAGGAAGAGTCTCTGATGAGCAAAGAAGAAAGTTATGGAGACAGGGATCGGAATGATAGGCCTCTGCTGGAGACAGAAGGCATGTTCCCCCATGCTCAATACAGGCAGGTGTGTCAGCGCCACACTGTTCCCCTAGGGACTAGCCCTACACCAGTGGTCTACAAATTTTTGAATAGGATGTCAAAATACTAAAGATGTGAAAAatcttaatatttattataatttgtaATACAAAAAGGCTTAGCAGTTCTAAGTCcatatttacttctttttctgtttggtttctcaaagtagggttttgctctagcccaggcttacctggaatttactatggagtctcagagtggtcttgaacttatgatgattctcctacctctgtgtcctgagtgctgggattaaaggtatgcgccaatATGCCCAGCATAAGTCCATATTTCAAGTGttggtaatttttaatttttggatgaCTTACTTTCAGATCTGATTAGGTATTTGCTGTTTCCACAGTGATATGTGGTTTATAAAAAGTAagttttagctgggtatggtggcacacgcctttaatcccagcatttgggaggcagaggtaggagtattgccatgagttcgaggccaccctgagactccatagtaaattccaggtcagcctgggctagagtgagacccatcctcagaaaaccaaaaataaaaataaataaaaataaaaataaaaagtaagcttTGAAGGTGGGAGAAAATCTGTCCTTTCATCATGTGTTCACTTGTGCTTCTGTTGTTAGTGTTGTCCTCAGTTCACTACCGGTAGAGACACTCTGTAAATCCACAAGCCCAGACACAAGTGAACTACAATGTACTGAAATATACTGAAAGTGAACAAGTGAGCTAGATGCTACCGTCAGCAGTAAATGTCACATACCAGAGCTCCTTGGACACCATGCTTGTCTAGGGATTGCCAACCAGGcactttgtattttgagacagtctcactgtagcccagtttccttttttaagtaaatatattattcatttgtttatttgcatgcatgtgtgcatatgtgtatgggcttgccagggttcCTTGACACTGGAAACCAATGCCAGATGTTTgggtcactttttgcatctggctttatgtatatgctggagaatcaaactgggccagcaggctttacacaAGAGCATcttctttaaccaatgagccatctccccagcccttctataaagaaactttattttatttctttatttgctaggagagagaagagacagacagagaatgtgtacaccagggcttctagccactgcaaacaaactccagatgcatgcttccccttacgcatctggcttatgtgggtactggggaattgaacctaggtcctttggcttcccaggcaaaagccttaaccactaagcaatatctccagcccctccctctttttgagatagggtctcatgtagctgaggatgaccttgatctcttaatccttctgccttcacctcctaaaagcttggattacaggcatgtactaccacacctggcttaaaatttttttaaaaaatattattggactggaaagatggtttagtggttaaggtgtctggctgcaaagccaaaggacccaggttcaactcccccaggtcccacgtaggccaaatgcacaagcgggcacatgcatctggagtttgtttgcaatggctggatgcccaaagtgctcattctctatctgcctctttctctctccttctctctcaaataaataaatgagaaaatattattaaagttTATTTCTTGCCTACTTTTAAATAAGGAAGTGTAACCAGTTATAATATTTACCTCCATAGCCCTCAGAGAAGTGTGACTTTGGAATTGTTCAGACAAGGGGAACAATGCTGTATTTATTGGTTCATAGTTCCCAGTGTGAAGTATGGGGTGGGGAGGCAAGTGTGGCGAGTTTATGCTGATAGTAAAAGCTTGGGTACAAGGAGAAGTAGTTCATTCTGTTACATTCTGTCCTTTGGAATGTGAGACTTCCTGTGGGACTCACTCTAATGTCCCATGAGTTGGCATGGAAAGTGGGTGAGGGGCTTCCTGAAACCTGAGGGAGGGGGCAGGTGaggtgaagaggaggaggaagtcaTGGCTGGCTTTGAGTGATGGACTCAAAGTATCAAAGTCTCCCTGCTCTCTTATTACTCTACCTCACAAATTTACTCAACTCCCCTCAGCTCACCCATGGTCCACTttattctcccctcccctccatctcCCTCAGCAGAGCCTAAGCCACGCGGGCTCCGCAGAAAGGCTCCCCGGATTTGTGCAAATGTACCTGTGCCTCTTTCCAGGTCGACTTCCTACCCAGTAAAATGTGTTTGAAATGGAAATCTGTTTCTGTCAGCCCCTCACAACCTTTCTACCTTTCAAAGCTTTCAGTGATCCTATATTGCTTGGCATATGACCAAAAGTCCTAACTTATTCTAGAAAGCCCTACTAGCCTGTTCACTGCTGGGCTTTGACTCCTCATCTCTCATGCCTTTCCTTTTGCCTTCTACCTCAGATACACTGTCCATCTACTCATCCACCCTAGGCACATCCCCTCTGCTTGGATTTTCCTCCAGGTCCCCCATCCTGTCGCCCTCAGCTCTTGAGAAAACAGTGGCAGTTTCACTCCTCAGGGGCATCTTGACTTGCTTGGCCTCCATGAGGATGAAGTCCTCTTGGACAGATCTGTCAGGGTCTTGCACTCCTCACAGCTGCCACCTCACTTCAGTTATGTGTTGATCTTGCTAAGTTGTGCTTCCCCAGCAGGATTTggtctccatgatggcaggcccATGCTTATGTTGAGTGCAACATTGCACTTCCCAGGTTAATGAAAAAGATCCTGGAATATAATCAATACTCCATAAATAGTAGCTgaaatattgaataaataaaatataaaataaagaatattggaGTTTGAGACCAAGGTGCTATTGGGGAAGGACTCTGCCATTGGTTCTGTTGTCTTCCACATAATATTATGGCAAGGACTACTGAGCACCTAGTAGGGCAGCAGGCAGAGGACTGAACAGTGTGACCTGAGGCATTACCTTCCCACGGAGTCCCATTCTGTCACCTACCATAGTGTGACTGGAAGGAAcacatattattttgtttttccagaagAGAACAAAAACTGGTAAAGTACAGTTCCCACAGCaggcctgggaaaaaaaaaaagagcaactcCAGGACTGACATGACAATTGCCTTCTGATTCAATTTGAGGCATCCATGCTGTCTAGCTGTGGTGCTCTGAACTAGGACAGCGCTGCGGCAGAAGGTTGCCGGGAAAGGTTACACTTTAATTGTCTGTCCTTTAAACTCTGCTTTAAATTGCTATTTGTTTGCCCCAATCCCTCGTGCACTAAATGCCCAGAGAAGTTTTATTCTAAAAGAGAGGGTCAAAGAATATCAAGGAGCCTTTTCTGACCAAGAGAGACTTTGTTGTACTGTGTGAAACTGGGAAGGGAGAGCCTGGTGAGAAAGCAGGGCCAGGCAAAAAGCCAGGCTACCCTGAATCCCTATCAATTCTAAAAGAAAAGGATAAGAATAATTGAATTGAGCCCTGGTAAAATGTACAAAGGGAAAATTCTTAGATTTGTGCTTAGAGAATTTGTAGCTATAAATTGTCTGGACTTTTTATGAGATCTCACCTTTGAGACAGTGGTCgtagtaataataatagctgCTATTTATTGCAGACTTACAAAACTCAGGTACCATGCTCAATGTTTTTCATACAATAGCTTATTGCATTGTCACCAGGGCCCTGGAGCATGCGTTACTGTCTCATTCTCTattaggggaaactgaggctctcagagaggttaagtaacttgccaGAGGTCACTAGAGTCAGCCATCACGAATCTCATAGTCACAGCCCATTGGCCATGCAGTGTGAGCGTTGGTGCTCACTGTACCTGTGTGGGGACTGTCCTGTTGCTCTGCAGCAAGCTCCCCAGAGCAGCTCATAAATTCCCAACCTCAGACCTGCCATTTCATGAACACCATGGCGGGGGTTGATTGTACTTTCTTCAGCATTGCTGACTTAGATCATTAAGATTTCTCTGGGATCAGGTACTAGCTACAAGACATCCTGGatctgacagagaaaaaaaaaatggatcatggaaatttattttaagaataatttgGCAAACATTTATCTTGAGCTGTTTAAGAGATAAATGCAAATTTCTCCATTAATAATGCAATTAAAGTGTGGcaataatttataaaatgttaacATAAGAGCATATAGATACGAGTTTTTGTCAGTTGGACAATTCATCTCATTCCTTAAATTAGAATGAATCAAATGTAATGCCTTTCCTAGGCTCTTTGCCACATTGGAGATGTTTTCACATTCCATGCCACCtttctagaaattatttttatcatttgcttATAAGACAAGGCTACgtggaggtgtggctcagtggcagaacacttgcttGGTAtttgtgaggtcctgggtttgattctccatgtcacTACAAAAAAATGGTGCTCGTTACATGGAGCCAACCAGTGGGGATTATTAGTTCCTAGAATTCAAGAACTACAAGGTTACTTCATATATCACTATTACATTTGTTTATTCAGAAGCCAGCATGTGACTGAGAAATATTGTGCCAGGCTCTGGCCTACATTTCTGGAAGGGATGGAGAGCTGGCACTTGTGGTCTGGTCCTCGGGAATGTTCAGTGGAGTAGGAGAGCTGCAGGCGGGGGTAGGGCTCCTGGGTAGGAGGCCTCAGTGGGCCTGTAAGCCCTCCTGGAGGAGGAGCTGCACAGCTGACATGCGGGAAGAAGTTGGGGTTGGCAGGCCTGAGGAGAGAGGCCCACGGACAAGAGCTGGATGGAAGAAGCAACAAAACGTTTAGATCAGTTTAGGAGATTGGATTTCATCGTGAGACTTTATCTGGAGGGCAAGTATTTGCTAAAAGAGTTCCTGCATTCTTTCCACATGAAAGTCAGGATGGTAGGAAATATAATCATATTGGCATGAGTGGGAAGAACATCTCACAAGACTGGTGAATTCATGCCAGAGTTTGTGGGCATCTGTGCTCGGATTGTGGGTGTGGGATGGAGAAAATGAGATGGATTTAACAAGAAGTTTAGAAGCTTAAATAGATAGGGGTCATTAATAGATTCTTCAGGTATCAAGCTGATATTGCTCCTTCTTCCTTGGGAGATGTCTTAGACATATTGTCTCCAGACAATAGTTAAGAAACATTTTCTGGAGAGTGACAGTCAAGGACTGAAGACCATTGGAAAGGCTGATAAAGGAACTCAGTTTTATAAGAGAGCTTATGACATGCCAGAGAACAGACCATCTCACTCAGACACAGGCGTCACCACTCCCACCTTACAGGAAGAGAAATAGATTAGGAGAGGTGAAGGGAATGTCAAAGTTACACAGCCATATCAGACTACAGTTTCTATTCTATTGACTTCACAGTGCAGAGCTCTTACTCACTAGGATAGCTCTTAATCACACAGTGCTCAAAGTGAATAAAACATGGTACAAATGCAGAGCTAAGCTTTGAAGTGGGTAACGTTCATTCGTTTACTCACTCAATTGCTCAGCCTGTTTCAGAAAGCCATCCTTCTTGAAAGTTGCAATTAGGGGCTTTGTGCATAGTCATTAGGAGGGTGAatcctggctactcagccccaTGGGATCCAAATctatctcctcttcttccttgttGTGTGTCGGACATTAATTTCCCAGCATCTCATTTTCCTATCTTTGACACCGAGATGATAGTATTCATCATATCTCTCTGGAagattgtgaggattaaatgaatcGCACGCAGGACTGTCATGCATGGAACTGTACCTGGGCTCCTTATAGGCATGCTACAAGAGTTCACTATCAGTATTTGCAACAAGGAAAGCCATGTCCTTCCATTATGGAGCTTATAGAAATTACATATGAGATGGTAACCAGGGTAGTGAAGAGCGTCAAGTCTCACAATGCCAGATGTGGTAACAGAAGATGCCATACTAGAGATGTGCATCCAAGAAATTCGCTCATAAAACTGCTGTTAATGCTGGGTGGGACAGtgtatacctttagtcccaggactttGGAGAccttagagtttgaggccacctggactagagtttcaggtcagcctgggctacagtaagaccctgccttgaaaaaaaatacaaatagtgCTTGCTTTGGCAGTACATatactaaaacaacaacaacaacaaatgaaacCAACAAAAGGTACTGCTGTGGTTGTTCAGTGTCCTGGCCATCTTACCATTAGCACGTGTAGGAAACAATTTCCTCCAATTCTTCTGGAGCCTTTGCCAAGACCCATCATTGGACAATAAACTTGAACTGCTGGTCTAACTAAAGCCTTGCCTGTCTTTTTCAGGATGGGGAGCTTCCTGAGGACAACTGTCTTCACTGCCATGGGTCAGGCAGTGCCACCTGTTCTCTGTGCCACGGCAGCAAATTCTCCATGTTGGCGAACAGATTTAAGGAGTCCTATCGGGCCCTGAGGTGCCCTGCTTGTAACGAGAATGGCCTGCAGCCTTGCCACGTTTGCAACCAATAGCCTTGGCTCTGAGTGTCTGTTTTTATTGTGCTCTCCCTAGAGTTATTCCTCATAGactgcccctcctcctcctcctgctgctgtcttTCCCAGCCAGAGAGCTGCCTCAGCTGTAATCACTTCTACCACTAGCAAATCTTGAAGCTTTTGATGACATTTGGAGAAGCTGGTAACATCTCCATGTGGATCTAAGGAGCAGGGCATTTTTGAATTAGTGTGTGCTTTGAACCAGTTCTAAAATTATCCTTCCAggaacatgcacatgcatctcaCTTGACTTAGCTTCGTTTTCCCCTTGTGCCAGTGAACAAGTAAATGCACACTCCAGGCTGTGGGTGGAAGTCATTTCCTGGCTGGGAGTTGTTTTGTAAAATTATGtggtaagaaagaaataaagaggtagCTTTCTCATGAACCAAATTCCCGTTATTTATGGTCAAACTGAGTTTCTAATTAAGCAGAAGAGGGAAGGGCTAGCCCACACTGGACATGAGCAGGACTCTGATTCTGGAGAGCAGAGGTCTCTCCTTTGAGGGGCTCCTGGGTGGTGTGCTGCGGCACTCTCCTTTACAGGCTCTGAGCAGGACTTAGGCTCCGGTGCAGCTGAGTCAGGATGGTTTGTGTGCCTCTGACTGGTGAGGTGATCAGCCAAGCCAAACCAATTTATAACAAATTTGGTGcttaagtatgtgtgtgtagtagAACTTCTTAAGATCGTCAGTGGTTACCAAGTGTGCACAGCTATTTAAAGACCAAGAGCTAGCCATGAGCTCTGCGCAGAGGACTGCAGACAGTTTAGACATGTCTGCCGGAAACCTGCAGAGTAAAGCTGACTAAAGCTGATGCTTAGCTGTTAGGTTTCTTCTGTCCATGAACACACATACCAAGAATGATTCTTTCCTCTTCAAAGTTGTTGTAAAGTTAGAAAAATACTTTTGTTAATGACCTTTGCAGCTTGAATACCCACTCTCCACACCTCAGGAGGAGGACACTGTAAAATCTGTTATGTCTTGAGATCTGCTacttttctgtaaggattctgtTTTAATACCTTAATTGTTCAAGATTGTTTGGTCTTTTAATATTCTGTTGAAATAATTCAGCAGTGCAATGCATTTTTGGTCAATACCAATACTTGTAATAAAAACGGTGGAAACAGACTTTGAATCAGTGGTGAATTTCCTGTCCCCTCTTGCTgtttctcctcccccctccccacttctctgGTAATTACATTCTGCCCTGAGTATGGTTCTCATATTACAGCTTTTCTATCTTTCTAGAACAACAGAGGAAGGGGTGATGTCTAAAGATCTTTAAGTTAGTCTCTTCTTTAACAGGAGCAATCAGCCACAAATACAGTCTGAGACTCCAGGTGTTTGGGGCCTGGTGTGACCCAGAGAAGCACCAGACCTTTGGAATCTTGTGCAGCTTGCAATTTCAGGGGAGGAGACAGATATATAAACAAGGAGTTCTGATGTAGTAACATTGCTAGCAATGGTAATTACAGGGAATATTTGGAGGAGGATCACCTTACTAGCTTTAGGGATTGAAACCAGGGCAGGCTGACAATGCCTCACACATACTGACAATGTACTACCACTAATCTGTAGCTCCCACCACCCCCTTACTGGATTCAGGGTGGCTGCTCAGAAGGGACAGTTAGAGCCATATTACTTTTtcttccttacacacacacacacacacacacacacagaaactccCATGTGCACTGGGACATCATCCCTCACCTGTTTCCTTGCCCACACTGGCTTCTTTGCTCATGCTTCTAAGCACTTTTAGTATTTTGACATCACATGGTAAATATGTTTAATAATGACgacattaattttatttcttcagaaGGCAGGTATTTGTTATTATGTTAGAAACTTTTTTACATTAAGCTCTTAGTACCTTTTCAAGTATATAGCACATTACTGCTGACCatcaagtatttattttattttattttgctttttcaaggtaaggtctcactctagcccaggctggcctggaattcactatgtagtctcaggctggcctcaaactcatcatgatcctcctacctcagcctcctgagtgctgggattaaaaaattaatttgtgggctggagagatggcttagcggttaagcgcttgcctgtgaagcctaaggacccgggtttgaggctcggttccccaggtcccacgttagccagatgcacaagggagcgcacacgtctggagttcgtttgcagaggctggaagccctggcgcgcccattctctctccctctatctgtctttctctctgagtctgtcgctctcaaataaataaataaataaaatttaaaaaaattaatttgtttgcaagcaggggtgaggaaaaggagagagtaagagaaagagagagagagagagaaagagagagagagagagcaagcacattccagggcctcttgtcacggCATATGAACTGCAgttacatgtgtcactttgtgcatctggcttcacgtgggtactggggaattgaactcatgctgTCAGCTTTGGAAGccagtgcctttgaccactgatctatctccccagcccctttctctctctctctttcctccctccctccctgcttccatcactcctcttccttcttttcttcctccctccttccctccctccctctttctttctctttctttctttctgtagggtctcttttagcccaggctgacctggaattcattatgtcatctcaggctggctttgaattcacagcaatattcctacctctgcctcccaagtgctcagattaaaggtgtgtatcactatGTTCAGATACTCAAGTATTTCTTGAATGGACAGAAtctatgagtcaaaataaatcttacttaaaaagcaaaaatagggctagagagattgcttagtggttaaggcacctacctgcaaagcaaaaggacctaggtttgattccccagtactgacataaagccagatacacttggTGGttcatgaatttggagttcatttgcagtggctagatgggcatgcccattctacctctctctttctaccactctctctcgaataaataaataaataaataataattttaaaaaatattttttgcttattcttgtttattttagagagacagacacagagagaaacaggcagagagaaagagagaatggacgcaccagggcttccagccactgcaaaccaactccagatgcgtgcacccccttgtgcatctggctaacatgggtcctggggaatcgagcctcaaaccggggtccttaggcttcacaggcaagcgcttaaccgctaagctatttcatataaaacattttttaaaagcaaaaacaaaagcaaattaaatGCAGGTATTTACTGAACACCAAGGATATAGTAGTAGACAAAATCCTGGCTTCCCTAGAGCTTACGTTTTGGCAAGGGGATATAGATAActaaatacatttatataattatactacatacatatgtaatcttataaatttatatagtttataaaatataaatttatgttaCATACATTTACaattatattacatatttatataactatacattatacatatacacaagatACAGAGAAGTATACATCCATACAACTATATACAAAATGTGTAATGTGTTAGAAAggcataacataaaataaaaattaaacacgtAAGGGGAGAAGGGTTAGAAGCAGACGCAGTTTTCATCTTAGGGAGACATCATTGGACAGGCATCGTTTCAGGAGTGTACAAGATAAGTGCTTGTAGGGCGGGGAGACGGCTTGAGGGTTACGAGCGcatacttgcaaagcctcctggtccAAAACCTACATAAACTCCTTacaacctacataaagccaggtgcacaaagcggctctgattctggagtccatttgcagtggcagcagtCCCTGGTGCTGATTTTCTCCCTCCCATcctatctctcaaatgaatgaatgaataaataaataacaaataaatatttaaaatttatttatttgcaaggaaagaggaaggagatagggggaaggggaagggaagggaaggcgagggaggggagaggagaggagagaggaggggaggggaggggaggggaggagaggagagattgggtacaccagggcctgtagtcactgcaagcaaactccagatacacgtgccactttgtgcatctggcttttcgtgggtactggggaattgaacccaggtctttagactttgtaggcaagtaccttgaccactaagctatctctctagccccctagaACTATTattatgaatttatatatatatatatatatatatatatatatatatatatatatatatatatatatatatatataatttatttgagagaaagaaaggcggggagagaaaatgggcatgccagggccgctagcc is a window of Jaculus jaculus isolate mJacJac1 chromosome 13, mJacJac1.mat.Y.cur, whole genome shotgun sequence DNA encoding:
- the Grxcr2 gene encoding glutaredoxin domain-containing cysteine-rich protein 2, with the translated sequence MEDPEKKLSPKSDDKPRKVRFKISSSFSGRVLKQVFEDGQELESPKEDYPHSFLQEALEPVDGVYGSGEAPKPQLSSPKLTARRISVFPEGHAYMLAGGQPLFNDYKANDHKHPPIIDFGKIIIYTNNLKIIRTPMDKRDFMRKILQKEEEAEEESLMSKEESYGDRDRNDRPLLETEGMFPHAQYRQDGELPEDNCLHCHGSGSATCSLCHGSKFSMLANRFKESYRALRCPACNENGLQPCHVCNQ